The following coding sequences lie in one Falco peregrinus isolate bFalPer1 chromosome 21, bFalPer1.pri, whole genome shotgun sequence genomic window:
- the PPP1R10 gene encoding LOW QUALITY PROTEIN: serine/threonine-protein phosphatase 1 regulatory subunit 10 (The sequence of the model RefSeq protein was modified relative to this genomic sequence to represent the inferred CDS: deleted 6 bases in 5 codons; substituted 1 base at 1 genomic stop codon), producing the protein MGSGPIDPKELLKGLDCFLGRDGEVKSMEGIAKIFNLMKDSQKMVSRCIYLNILLQTRAQDILAKFIRIGGYKLLNTWLTSSKASNNIPFLQQILLTLQHLPLTVDHLKQNNTAKLVKQLSKSSDDEELRRLASILVSDWMGVIRSQSSAQPTERDKKKRKEESKSKTPVQEKPQEAKTEAKTEEMPEKKRDKPKSLRTTAPSHAKFRSTGLEMETPSLAPXRKNSSSTADKYNLKPMPIKRQNISSLPGDVPPAEKKYKPLNTAPNATKEIKVKIIPPQPMEGLGFLDALNSAPIPGIKIKKKKKVLSPTAAKPSPFEGKPAPEASSAKPSSPEPTAASEPMETDRPGTPVPAVEVPEPMETCSAEVSGDAKATENAAEGGQLTKKGRKKKTVSWPEESKLREYFYFELDETERVNVNKIKDFGEAAKREMLMDRQAFETARRLSHDTMEEKVPWLYPKLLDLPAPLVVPGSGSRERFTQAEREKGILQEIFLSKESVPDSPHEPDPESYEPLPPKLIPLDEDCSAEEVAYPEGLEAGAASPSPDAAGGAGAKLPPVLANLMGSVGAGKSPQGPAPAAPINMQEILTSIMGGPSTHKAEELMKQPDYSDKIKHLLGNLQAQPPGPSGVPHGLLGPGPMANGFPPGPKAMQHFPPGGPMPGPHGGGGGGPGLPPGPGIPGGPRLLGPPPPQRGGDFWEAPEGGGNLRGGPHGGGRRRRHARGGAPFTAPAAVAAPNPRTDAAAAVGGGGEGGGRNGGPPNGGGGARGGPPGSHGDHGRGHPGEHPRGHGGGHGGDMSSRAVCRHFMLKGSCRYENNCAFYHPGVNGPPLP; encoded by the exons ATGGGCTCGGGCCCCATCGACCCCAAGGAGCTCCTCAAGGGCTTGGACTGCTTCCTGGGCCGCGATGGCGAGGTCAAGAGCATGGAAGGCATCGCCAAAATCTTCAA CTTAATGAAGGACTCGCAGAAGATGGTGAGTCGCTGCATCTACTTGAATATCTTGCTGCAGACGCGG GCGCAGGACATCCTGGCTAA atTTATCCGGATCGGGGGTTACAAGCTGCTCAACACGTGGCTCACCAGTTCCAAAGCCTCCAACAACAtccccttcctgcagcagaTCCTCCTCACCCTGCAGCACCTACCCCTCACTGTTGACCACCTCAAACAG AACAACACAGCCAAGCTTGTGAAGCAGCTCAGCAAATCCAGCGACGATGAAG AGCTGCGCCGC CTTGCCTCCATCCTCGTCAGCGACTGGATGGGTGTCATCCGCTCCCAGAGCAGCGCCCAGCCCACCG aaCGGGATAAAAAGAAGCGGAAAGAggaaagtaaaagcaaaacgCCCGTCCAAGAGAAACCCCAGGAAGCTAAAACTGAGGCAAAAACTGAGGAGATGCCAGAGAAGAAGCGGGACAAACCTAAATCGCTGCGGACCACCGCTCCCAGCCATGCCAAATTCCGCTCCACTG GGCTGGAAATGGAGACACCTTCGTTAGCACcgtgaagaaaa aactcttcTTCAACTGCCGATAAATACAATCTGAAACCGATGCCCATAAAGAGGCAAAA CATTTCGTCCCTTCCTGGAGATGTTCCTCCTGCCGAGAAGAAATACAAACCCCTGAACACAGCACCCAACGCCACCAAGGAGATCAAAGTCAAGATCATCCCGCCCCAAC CCATGGAAGGGCTCGGCTTCCTTGACGCCCTCAACTCTGCTCCCATCCCCGGCATCAAGattaagaagaagaagaaagtctTGTCCCCCACAGCGGCCAAG cccagtccCTTCGAGGGGAAGCCAGCTCCTGAAGCCAGCTCTGCCAAACCTTCCTCCCCGGAGCCAACTGCTGCTTCGGAGCCGATGGAGACGGATCGGCCCGGCACGCCGGTACCGGCCGTGGAAGTGCCGGAGCCGATGGAGACGT GCTCGGCGGAGGTGAGCGGTGACGCCAAAGCCACCGAAAATGCAGCGGAAGGCGGCCAGCTCACCAAAAAAGGTCGGAAAAAGAAAACGGTGAGTTGGCCAGAAGAGAGCAAACTCCGCGAGTATTTCTACTTCGAACTGGACGAAACCGAGCGAG TCAACGTCAACAAGATCAAGGATTTTGGGGAAGCGGCCAAGCGGGAGATGCTGATGGATCGCCAGGCCTTTGAGACCGCCCGGCGCCTCAGCCACGACACCATGGAGGAGAAGGTGCCCTGGCTTTATCCCAAGCTCCTGGATCTCCCCGCTCCCCTCGTGGTGCCGGGCAGCGGCAGCCGGGAACGCTTCACTCAGGccgagagagagaaagggatcTTGCAGGAGATCTTCCTGTCCAAGGAGAG CGTCCCAGACAGCCCTCACGAACCTGATCCGGAATCCTACGAACCGCTGCCGCCCAAGCTGATCCCTCTGGATGAG gATTGCTCTGCCGAGGAGGTCGCCTATCCCGAAGGATTGGAAGCCGGCGCGGCCTCGCCCTCCCCGGACGCCGCCGGCGGTGCCGGTGCCAAGCTGCCCCCGGTGCTGGCCAACCTGATGGGGAGCGTGGGGGCTGGTAAAAGCCCCCAGGGGccagcgcccgccgccccc atCAACATGCAGGAGATCCTCACTTCCATCATG GGTGGGCCCAGCACCCACAAAGCGGAGGAATTGATGAAGCAACCGGATTATTCGGATAAAATCAAACATTTGCTGGGAAATCTGCAGGCTCAGCCGCCAGGGCCGAGTGGAG TGCCCCACGGCTTGCTGGGCCCCGGCCCCATGGCCAACGGCTTCCCGCCCGGCCCCAAGGCCATGCAGCACTTCCCGCCGGGGGGGCCCATGCCGG GACCCCAcggaggaggtggggggggacCTGGCCTCCCCCCAGGTCCGGGGATCCCAGGTGGCCCCCGACTTTTagggccgccccccccccaacgAGGCGGCGATTTTTGGGAAGCGCCGGAAGGGGGGGGAAACCTCCGAGGTGGCCCTcacggcggcgggcggcggcggcggcatgCGCGGGGGGGGGCCCCTTTCACCGCCCCCGCGGCCGTAGCGGCGCCGAACCCCCGTACCGATGCCGCGGCGGCGGTGGGtggcggcggc gagggggggggtcGCAACGGGGGCCCCCCaaatggcggcggcggcgcaaGGGGGGGGCCCCCCGGTAGCCACGGCGATCACGGCAGAGGCCACCCCGGCGAGCACCCCCGGGGCCACGGCGGAGGTCACGGAGGAG ACATGTCGAGCCGCGCCGTCTGTCGCCACTTCATGCTGAAGGGCAGCTGCAGGTACGAGAACAACTGTGCCTTCTACCACCCCGGCGTCAACGGGCCGCCCCTGCCGtag